One window from the genome of Amycolatopsis sp. NBC_01480 encodes:
- a CDS encoding ATP-binding protein — MSTPALPREELRGLFLFEHLSDEQLDWIEAHAALERYEGGSVVIQEGEPATCFYILLGGALRMTRLVSGVEVEMKRSDQRGSYCGATQFFVHQETDHSYGASVHAVSDVEFLTLPAAEFAVQFRGWFPMAAHLLEGMYVGWRNTDTVISSRRRLLALGELSAGLTHELNNPAAAAVRATASLRERVAGMRHKLAVLAKKDIDPDLLEQLLDVQERLVKQVADAPKLTAMQQSDREDEIGDWFDEHDIDQGWDLASIFVSAGLTADSLDGVLESVGEGLLDGAVRWLAYALETEMLMGEIEDSTTRISALVGAAKQYSQMDRAPHQWIDVHEGLDSTLVMMSGKIGPGIRVVKEYDHGIARVPAYAAELNQVWTNIIDNALGAMAGEGTLTLRTWQVDKQVRVEIGDTGPGIPEDVRQRIFEPFFTTKGVGEGTGLGLDISWRIVVERHSGDIKVESAPGDTRFEICLPVEEQASL; from the coding sequence GTGAGCACTCCCGCACTGCCGCGCGAGGAACTGCGCGGCCTGTTCCTGTTCGAGCACCTGTCCGACGAGCAGCTGGACTGGATCGAAGCGCACGCGGCCCTCGAGCGTTACGAGGGCGGCTCCGTGGTGATCCAGGAGGGCGAGCCCGCCACCTGCTTCTACATCCTGCTCGGCGGGGCGCTGCGGATGACGCGGCTGGTCAGCGGCGTCGAGGTCGAGATGAAGCGCTCCGACCAGCGCGGTTCCTATTGCGGCGCAACGCAGTTCTTCGTGCATCAGGAGACCGACCACTCGTACGGCGCTTCGGTCCACGCGGTCAGCGACGTCGAGTTCCTGACCCTGCCCGCGGCCGAGTTCGCCGTCCAGTTCCGCGGCTGGTTCCCGATGGCTGCGCACCTGCTGGAGGGCATGTACGTCGGCTGGCGCAACACCGACACGGTGATCTCCTCGCGCCGGCGGCTGCTGGCGCTCGGCGAGCTTTCGGCGGGGCTGACGCACGAGCTGAACAACCCGGCCGCGGCCGCCGTGCGCGCCACCGCTTCGCTGCGCGAGCGGGTCGCCGGGATGCGCCACAAGCTGGCTGTGCTGGCGAAGAAGGACATCGACCCGGATCTGCTGGAGCAGCTGCTCGACGTCCAGGAGCGGCTGGTCAAGCAGGTCGCCGACGCGCCGAAGCTCACCGCGATGCAGCAGTCCGACCGTGAGGACGAGATCGGCGACTGGTTCGACGAGCACGACATCGACCAGGGCTGGGACCTCGCCAGCATCTTCGTCAGCGCGGGCCTGACCGCCGACAGCCTGGACGGCGTCCTGGAGTCCGTCGGCGAGGGCCTGCTCGACGGCGCGGTGCGGTGGCTGGCGTACGCGCTCGAGACCGAGATGCTGATGGGCGAGATCGAGGACTCGACCACGCGCATCTCGGCGCTGGTCGGCGCGGCGAAGCAGTACTCGCAGATGGACCGTGCGCCACACCAGTGGATCGACGTCCACGAAGGACTCGACTCCACGCTGGTGATGATGTCCGGCAAGATCGGCCCGGGCATCCGCGTGGTCAAGGAGTACGACCACGGCATCGCCCGGGTGCCGGCGTACGCGGCCGAGCTGAACCAGGTGTGGACCAACATCATCGACAACGCGCTGGGCGCGATGGCCGGCGAGGGCACGTTGACCCTGCGCACCTGGCAGGTCGACAAGCAGGTGCGCGTCGAGATCGGCGACACCGGCCCCGGCATCCCCGAAGACGTGCGGCAGCGCATCTTCGAGCCGTTCTTCACGACCAAGGGCGTGGGCGAGGGCACCGGCCTCGGGCTCGACATCTCGTGGCGCATCGTCGTCGAGCGGCACTCCGGCGACATCAAGGTGGAATCCGCCCCCGGCGACACGCGGTTCGAGATTTGCCTTCCGGTGGAAGAACAAGCCTCGCTCTGA
- a CDS encoding FAD-dependent oxidoreductase, protein MSQPILMTVDDDPAVSRSVARDLRRRYGKDYRVIRADSGADALDALREIKLRGDAVAAILADYRMPHMDGIVFLEKAMDLFPNARRALLTAYADTDAAIQAINVVDVDHYLLKPWDPPEEKLYPVIDSLVETWLAVGDRPVEETKLIGHRYSAPSFKVRDFLARNAVPYRWYSVDDEEGGRILKAAEACETDIPVVVTPDGTVLKQPTGGQIADAVGLSTRPAQEFYDLVVVGGGPAGLGAAVYGASEGLRTVLVEKKATGGQAGTSSRIENYLGFPDGVSGAQLTDRARRQAQKFGAEVLTARDVVGLEARGSSRVVTFGDGSEIAAHSVILASGVTYRALEAEGIEELTGRGVYYGSAATEAPECKAEHVYIVGGANSAGQAAVFFSRHAADVTILVRGASLEASMSHYLIEQLAAIDNVHVRTHTTVVKAHGSEHLESLTLCENGVTETVESGHLFVFIGAAPRTEWLGEAIQRDGHGFVRTGPDLVAEGRYPAGWSLDRDPHYLESSVPGVFVAGDVRSQSVKRVASAVGEGAMAVTLVHRYLEEQ, encoded by the coding sequence GTGAGCCAGCCGATCCTGATGACCGTCGACGACGACCCCGCCGTGTCGCGCTCGGTCGCCCGTGACCTGCGTCGCCGCTACGGCAAGGACTACCGCGTCATCCGCGCCGATTCGGGGGCCGACGCCCTCGACGCGCTGCGCGAGATCAAGCTGCGCGGCGACGCCGTCGCGGCGATCCTCGCCGACTACCGTATGCCCCACATGGACGGCATCGTCTTCCTCGAGAAGGCGATGGACCTGTTCCCCAACGCCCGTCGCGCCCTGCTGACCGCCTACGCCGACACCGACGCGGCCATCCAGGCCATCAACGTCGTGGACGTCGACCACTACCTGCTCAAGCCGTGGGACCCACCGGAGGAGAAGCTCTACCCGGTCATCGACTCCCTGGTGGAGACGTGGCTCGCGGTCGGCGACCGGCCGGTCGAGGAGACCAAGCTGATCGGCCACCGCTACTCGGCGCCGTCGTTCAAGGTGCGCGACTTCCTCGCCCGCAACGCCGTGCCGTACCGCTGGTACTCGGTGGACGACGAGGAGGGCGGCCGGATCCTGAAGGCCGCCGAGGCGTGCGAGACCGACATCCCGGTGGTCGTCACGCCGGACGGCACCGTGCTCAAGCAGCCCACCGGCGGGCAGATCGCCGACGCGGTCGGTTTGTCGACCCGGCCCGCGCAGGAGTTCTACGACCTGGTCGTGGTCGGCGGCGGCCCGGCCGGCCTCGGCGCCGCGGTGTACGGCGCGTCGGAGGGCCTGCGCACGGTGCTGGTGGAGAAGAAGGCCACCGGCGGGCAGGCCGGCACCAGCTCCCGGATCGAGAACTACCTGGGCTTCCCCGACGGCGTCTCCGGCGCCCAGCTGACCGACCGTGCGCGGCGGCAGGCCCAGAAGTTCGGCGCCGAGGTGCTCACTGCCCGTGACGTGGTCGGCCTGGAGGCCCGCGGTTCGAGCCGCGTGGTGACCTTCGGCGACGGCTCGGAAATCGCCGCGCACTCGGTGATCCTCGCCAGCGGCGTCACCTACCGGGCGCTGGAGGCCGAGGGCATCGAGGAGCTGACCGGCCGCGGCGTCTACTACGGCTCGGCCGCCACGGAGGCGCCCGAGTGCAAGGCCGAGCACGTTTACATCGTCGGCGGCGCGAACTCGGCCGGCCAGGCCGCGGTGTTCTTCTCGCGCCACGCCGCGGACGTGACGATCCTGGTGCGCGGCGCCTCGCTGGAGGCGTCGATGTCGCACTACCTCATCGAGCAGCTCGCGGCGATCGACAACGTCCACGTCCGCACGCACACCACCGTCGTCAAGGCGCACGGCTCGGAGCACCTCGAATCCCTTACCCTGTGCGAAAACGGGGTGACCGAGACGGTCGAGAGCGGGCACCTGTTCGTCTTCATCGGCGCCGCGCCGCGCACCGAGTGGCTCGGCGAGGCGATCCAGCGCGACGGCCACGGCTTCGTCCGCACCGGCCCGGACCTGGTCGCCGAAGGGCGTTACCCGGCCGGCTGGTCGCTCGACCGCGACCCGCACTACCTGGAGTCGTCGGTGCCCGGCGTGTTCGTGGCCGGCGACGTCCGTTCGCAGTCGGTGAAACGCGTGGCCTCCGCCGTCGGCGAGGGGGCCATGGCGGTCACCCTGGTCCACCGTTACCTGGAGGAGCAGTGA
- a CDS encoding RICIN domain-containing protein: MSRRSRRVATLLLSAFTLVVGYLTVVLAPAAQAAAVPGDWSTVGSVNSGKCVDARAAASANATAVQQYSCNQSGSQQWQFQATSDGYYRVNARANAAQAWDVTNVSTADGGLVQLWAYSNGANQQWLPVQETSGAYHFVNRNSGKCLDVPSASMADSVQLQQYTCNGTNAQSFTITPVGGTTPPSSGQPDLGPNVVVFDPSMDSAAIQSKLNSIFSQQEKNQFGSQRYAVMFKPGTYSNDVNVGFYTQVLGLGLSPDAVTINGAVHVEADWFPPQNATQNFWRGAENLSVNPAGGADRWAVSQAAPYRRMHLRGDLALDDGGWASGGWISDSKIDGQVRSGSQQQWISRDSQFGSWNGSNWNMVFVGVNGAPANTFPSPPYTTVGQAPVVREKPFLYIDDAGNYQVFVPSVRTSTSGTSWANGTAPGSSLPIDQFYIAKPGATAADLNAALAAGKNLLITPGVYHLNQTLHVTRPDTVVLGLGIATLVPDNGITAMNVDDVDGAKIAGLLIDAGTTNSNTLMQVGAAGSSADHSADPTSLHDVFFRIGGAAVGKATTSLVVNSNNVIGDHMWIWRADHAADNSYVGWNTNTADNGLTVNGNNVTMYGLFVEHYQKTQVVWNGNGGRTYFFQNEMPYDVPDQAGWMNGSTQGYSAYKVGPNVTSHEAWGLGSYCFFNTNPSVASAHAFEAPNTPGVRFHDMVTVSLNHQGTITHVINSSGDTTPDGTKPVNLVSYP, encoded by the coding sequence ATGAGTCGACGGTCACGGAGAGTGGCTACGTTGCTGCTGTCCGCCTTCACCCTGGTGGTGGGGTATCTGACGGTGGTCCTGGCACCGGCGGCGCAGGCCGCGGCCGTGCCGGGGGACTGGTCCACCGTCGGCTCGGTGAACAGCGGGAAGTGCGTCGACGCGCGGGCCGCGGCCAGTGCGAACGCCACCGCGGTCCAGCAGTACTCGTGCAATCAGTCGGGCTCTCAGCAGTGGCAGTTCCAGGCGACCAGCGACGGCTACTACCGCGTGAACGCCCGGGCCAACGCCGCGCAGGCGTGGGACGTCACGAACGTTTCCACGGCCGACGGCGGCCTGGTGCAGCTCTGGGCCTACTCGAACGGGGCGAACCAGCAGTGGCTGCCCGTCCAGGAGACCTCCGGCGCCTACCACTTCGTGAACCGCAACAGCGGCAAGTGTCTTGACGTGCCCAGCGCTTCGATGGCGGACAGCGTGCAGCTTCAGCAGTACACCTGTAACGGCACCAATGCCCAATCGTTCACAATTACCCCCGTGGGTGGCACTACTCCTCCGAGCTCGGGGCAGCCGGACCTCGGGCCGAACGTCGTCGTCTTCGATCCTTCGATGGACAGCGCGGCGATCCAGAGCAAGCTGAACAGCATCTTCAGCCAGCAGGAGAAAAACCAGTTCGGCAGTCAGCGGTACGCGGTGATGTTCAAGCCGGGCACCTACTCCAACGACGTCAACGTCGGCTTCTACACGCAGGTGCTGGGCCTCGGCCTGTCGCCGGACGCGGTGACCATCAACGGCGCCGTGCACGTCGAGGCCGATTGGTTCCCGCCGCAGAACGCGACGCAGAACTTCTGGCGCGGCGCCGAGAACCTGTCGGTGAACCCGGCCGGCGGGGCCGACCGCTGGGCGGTGTCGCAGGCGGCGCCGTACCGCCGCATGCACCTGCGCGGCGACCTGGCGCTCGACGACGGCGGCTGGGCCAGCGGCGGCTGGATCTCCGACTCGAAGATCGACGGCCAGGTCCGGTCCGGCTCGCAGCAGCAGTGGATCTCGCGGGACTCGCAGTTCGGCAGCTGGAACGGGTCGAACTGGAACATGGTGTTCGTCGGCGTCAACGGCGCCCCCGCCAACACCTTCCCGTCCCCGCCGTACACCACGGTCGGGCAGGCGCCGGTGGTCCGCGAGAAGCCGTTCCTTTACATCGACGACGCCGGCAACTACCAGGTGTTCGTCCCGTCGGTGCGCACCAGCACCTCGGGCACCAGCTGGGCGAACGGCACCGCGCCGGGCAGCTCCCTGCCGATCGACCAGTTCTACATCGCCAAGCCCGGCGCGACCGCGGCCGACCTGAACGCGGCGCTGGCGGCGGGCAAGAACCTGCTGATCACGCCCGGGGTCTACCACCTGAACCAGACCCTGCACGTGACCCGGCCGGACACCGTGGTGCTCGGCCTGGGCATCGCCACCCTGGTGCCGGACAACGGCATCACCGCGATGAACGTGGACGACGTCGACGGCGCCAAGATCGCCGGCCTGCTGATCGACGCGGGCACCACCAACTCGAACACGCTCATGCAGGTCGGCGCCGCCGGCTCGAGCGCCGACCACTCGGCCGACCCGACCTCGCTGCACGACGTGTTCTTCCGCATCGGCGGCGCCGCCGTCGGCAAGGCGACCACCAGCCTGGTGGTGAACAGCAACAACGTGATCGGCGACCACATGTGGATCTGGCGCGCCGACCACGCGGCGGACAACAGCTACGTCGGCTGGAACACCAACACCGCCGACAACGGGCTGACCGTCAACGGCAACAACGTGACCATGTACGGGCTGTTCGTCGAGCACTACCAGAAGACCCAGGTCGTCTGGAACGGCAACGGCGGGCGCACGTACTTCTTCCAGAACGAGATGCCGTACGACGTGCCGGACCAGGCCGGCTGGATGAACGGGTCCACCCAGGGCTACTCCGCGTACAAGGTGGGCCCGAACGTGACCAGTCACGAGGCGTGGGGGCTGGGCAGCTACTGCTTCTTCAACACCAACCCGTCGGTCGCCAGCGCGCACGCGTTCGAGGCGCCGAACACCCCCGGGGTGCGGTTCCACGACATGGTCACGGTGTCCCTGAACCACCAGGGCACCATCACGCACGTGATCAACTCGTCGGGCGATACGACGCCGGACGGTACGAAGCCGGTCAATTTGGTGAGCTACCCGTAG
- a CDS encoding serine hydrolase, with protein MLKQFGQLKVRVAIAALIVVIGLVTAIALNSGSDSSRWTAACSQDPAEAEDTQASVIAEARKALLSKGNDPRLELEVVDLDQCAVQLSWKADQPQPTASVVKLLIALDLIDRSGLPEDSEAADLHTMLAASDDHIASRLWLQDGGPAIVQRQARKLGLTRTSPPADSGQWGSTRMSPADVITVYRHITAELAEDERDFLTEAMENAPRNAADGFDQHFGIPRAFPGADWAVKQGWGSSEGRRVLNTTGLVRNGSRTFALAVMATWDDSVDWATATTALTAATSTLRNGLTGGGELLR; from the coding sequence TTGCTGAAGCAGTTCGGACAGCTGAAGGTGCGCGTGGCGATCGCCGCGCTCATCGTCGTGATCGGCCTGGTCACCGCAATCGCCCTGAACAGCGGGTCCGACAGCAGTCGCTGGACCGCCGCGTGCAGCCAGGATCCGGCCGAGGCCGAGGACACGCAGGCAAGCGTCATCGCCGAAGCCAGGAAAGCGTTGCTGAGCAAGGGAAACGATCCCCGCCTCGAACTCGAGGTCGTTGACCTGGACCAGTGCGCGGTGCAGCTGAGCTGGAAGGCCGACCAGCCGCAGCCGACCGCGTCCGTGGTCAAGCTGCTCATCGCGCTGGACCTGATCGACCGGTCCGGGCTCCCCGAGGACAGCGAGGCCGCGGACCTCCACACCATGCTCGCGGCCAGCGACGACCACATCGCCAGCCGCCTGTGGTTGCAGGACGGCGGGCCGGCGATCGTCCAGCGGCAGGCCAGAAAGCTGGGGCTCACGCGCACCTCGCCTCCGGCCGACTCCGGCCAATGGGGCTCCACCCGGATGTCGCCCGCGGACGTGATCACGGTCTACCGCCACATCACCGCGGAGCTGGCCGAGGACGAGCGTGACTTCCTCACCGAGGCCATGGAAAACGCCCCGCGCAACGCTGCCGACGGCTTCGACCAGCACTTCGGCATCCCGCGCGCGTTCCCGGGCGCGGACTGGGCGGTGAAACAGGGCTGGGGCAGCAGCGAGGGCCGGCGCGTGCTCAACACCACCGGCCTGGTCCGGAACGGCTCCCGGACCTTCGCCCTCGCGGTCATGGCCACCTGGGACGACAGCGTCGACTGGGCCACCGCCACCACCGCGCTCACCGCGGCCACCAGCACCCTGAGAAACGGACTCACCGGCGGCGGCGAACTCCTCCGCTGA